In the Balaenoptera musculus isolate JJ_BM4_2016_0621 chromosome 2, mBalMus1.pri.v3, whole genome shotgun sequence genome, TCATTATAGATCTTGTGATCTTAAGATGaagttatattattaaaaaaagaaaaagggatgaaGACTTGTGAGTGACAGTTACTGGAAAGGATAATTTTATAGGtgaaatttctattttgaaagcACTTATAAACCTGGGCACAAAGTTAGGTTTTAGGAGCTGATGATTCAGATTTATGGTTACCCTCATGTCCCTGATGCTGATGGGCCTGCAGTAACCCCCTACTGTGGCAATGAGTGGAGCAATTCACCATCACCTCTATTTGGGGGTGTGTTCCCCTACCGCAAATGCTGTTTTTCCTATTAATTCACAAGAGAACTTTGCAGGGTTGGTCAGGTAACCAAGAAGTACATTCAAAGGATCATTAGGCTTTGCTCTTGCCTTGACCcaattccattttccttttgatgaCGAATTTTACAGGGTTTCCTTCACCCTATTTCATGTAAATTTAATTAGTACTGGGGCAAAGTTTTCCCCTAAAACTATATTTGATTTCACAGTTTATTAgctacaaatttttaaaaaatacattcaaatgcTCATAGGGTCAGGCAGtaaccagtattttaaaaaaaggagagaaccctcaataaaataaatggtttaaGTCAAAGCTGTATGTTTACAAATAGACAAAACAGCCaaggtaaatattaaatatgcaaTTTTAATATTGTACCAACTACTTTACTTTTCAAAGTAGGCTTCTCTTCTCTTCCGTAGCTCTTCTGAAGTAAGATGTGTACCTGACGTCTGTGGACTATCTTGACATATATTTCTGGAAGtacctgaaaacaaaataaaacagaacaaaaaactattttatttaccaATTCAAGCAATAATATGTTTATACTTATGTGAAGGAACTTTTGAAAagttttcttctcaaaaataCTCTGTACCATTCTGTAAATGTCAGAAAGGCTCTGAAAGTCTCAGGGAGAATCTGAATAAGGCAGTTCAAATCTAACTTGTGTCCACTGCAACCCAAGCTGTTACCCATCTGTGATGTAGTGGATGTGAGGAGGTAAGCCCAACGACCAACTTGGTAGGAGAAATAATTAACGCCACACTTGCATGCTCTCTTATTAGAAATGAATCTGCACTTTCAAAGGCATAGAATTCCTAGAAGCAACTCAAAGTGGATGATCATAAAACAAACCCATTCTCTGTATCCCTCTATCCTCAAACATTTGGGTACTACAACAACTTAAGTATGTTTCCATGTTCTTACTTCATTATTGCACCAATCAGAGATTCTGCACAAACTGTGAAACAAAGTGGAAAGAAGAGTAAAGTATACAAAAATATCTAAAACTATTAAAGCTGGTGTCTGTTCATTACTGGGCTAATCTAGCAGGGCTCTACTAATCCAAAATGGGCCTGCACACCATATGGAGTACTCATGAGCCTCCTGGCACACCTCTGAATTCCTTATTTAGATATTTAAGGAATTCAATTGACAAGTAATTTCATTAGAAAGTAGAAGGCAAATTCACGTTAATTAGAcaaaaagtaccaaaaaaaaaaaaaagaaaaaagaaaacccctcACACTTTTAAGTAAGCCCCTTTGAGCAACATCCCAGACAACTCCCTCAGCTTGCATTCCCTGAGGGATGCATCTTTACTCTCAGCTGATGGGCTTATATCACTAAAAAAGTGGGCTCACCAAAGTGGGCTTAAGCTGTAAGCTGCACAGCCACTAAGTGTTAGAGTTTTGTAAAATCAATTCACTTTCTCTGTCCAGGCCTTCCTTCATGTCCACTAGCATACATTTTTAGAACAGTTGGTCTGGCTAAGGGCCCACTGACCTCACAATGACTAACCTCAGTTTGCTATTGTGTTAGCACAGTATTATAACCAAGTGGAAtaaccagaaataaaaataaaactagggcttccctggtggcgcagtggttgagagtctgcctgccaatgcaggggacacgggtttgagccctggtctgggaagatcccacatgccacggagcaactaggcccgtaagccacaactactgagcctgcgcgtctggagcctgtgctccgcaacaagagaggccgcgacagtgagaggcccgcgcaccgtgatgaagagtggcccccacttgccgcaactggagaaagccctggcacagaaacgaagacccaacacagccaaaaataaataaataaataataaataaataaaaaaaaaaattatgaaaatttattttaaaaaaaataaataaataaaattagtccTAATATAACACAAGCTgtaaaaagttgttttaaaaggaatctaaaaaacaataacTGATTGTACATAGCTATTGCTTCTGCAGTGATTGTCCAAGAACTTCTACCAATAGTACATGAACTTCCAGAAGAACTAAGAATGATCTGAATCAATTCTTCAACAATGAATAAAGTATGTGTCGGAACGTCCATACCTTGCATGCTGAGCTGAATGGCCCTGCGGAGATCTGCTTCTTCATCTTCCAAGTCAATTTCTTGGCGACTTAGCGCCAGAGCCCTCTGCAGATCCTCCTCATCTGCGTCTAACGTTCCTGATCCATCATTTGCTTCTAAGACGTGTTCTAGATCTGTTTTCTGGACTCTAAAGAATAAAAgcactaaaaataactgcagacCACTCTTCTATTTTAGATATAACATAGAGACATATATAAAGCAAAGATTCTTATGTAAGTCAAAACTTACACATTTTCCGGCAGACAAGGTCTAATAATACGAAGGTTTTATTGTGATGTGAATCTAAGttagtatatttaaataattcagagTTGATCCACAGTTAAACCAATAAACTTCACTAAAACATAAAggtctaaaaaaaaatcaccagtaaTAAAAGGACCACATCTTCAGTGTAAgcatgaaaatttaatttttgtaatgaaATACTATCATATATCCCATACTGCAAGCTCAATTTTACCTCTGTTCTTTGAGTTGTGCTAATTCTTCTCCAATAAGTTTTGGTCGATGCATCTGTTGGACCCTGACCATCTGTAGGAGCTGGTCAGCTTCACAGTCTGGCAGGTCACCCTTAACAACAAATATAgaataacctaaaaaaaaaaaaaaggcaaaaataaactaaaacagtGAGCAAGTCAttcaaaactgattaaaaatgacAGTAGATAGAGAGGCAGCACAGAACAGTGGGAAGAACACAGACTGAGGAGTCAGGAGTACCTGGGTTCAAATAATGCATCTTACACTTACTAGTGGGGTGATCTAGGACAAATTACTTAGTCTCTGAACCTtgctttcttcacctgtaaaatgggaacagccATTTCACAGAGTGACTATGAGAAGTAATCGAATCTGTAAAGGGATCTACTAAAACGGTGCTTGACCAAGTAGGTTACACTAAATGATAACAGAGAGGCAAGGAAAGGAATAAGGAAGAGCATGGAATCTGGAATCAGATGACCTGGGTTTTAATCCCTTATCTCTTCTACTTCCTAGCTGCCTGGCCTCTGGTAAACCCCTTTACCCATCTATGTCTTGGTTTCTTCAACTGTTACATAGATTATACTGTACCTTCCTCGGAGGGCTATTTGAGGACACAAGCAGAGGATGTGTGTAATAATGTGTAATATGGGTAAAATGAGTCATCTGTGGAAATAGCTGCCCCTGACTCTGACACTGACACATACACATCCCTCCAAACTGAAAACAGGAGCTGGAAAGCCAATATCCCAAATCTAGTCAAGGTGTTGAAGATGCAGTTCATGTTTTGAAAAAATTACACTGGCCCAgtgtaattttttataaatacGATTCTAGAAAGCCAGGGTTTTACCAGCTGGATATGCCACACAATAGCTAAATAAGGGTGGGCTATACCTAACTCATtctaatcaatttacatttttcttcatttcttatttttggctgcaccacgtggcatgtgggatcttagttccctgaccagggatcgaacccaggcccctgcattggaagtgcagagtcctaaccactggacctccagggaaatccctcaatttacatttttctaccATATATTTTCTTCAACTTTGGTGCTTGTTATGGATATTCTTTGTGAGCATTAACAgataatgaaacaaatgaacaaagatgAAAAGGACTGTTACTGGAAAAACTCAAAAGAGTAAATCATAATACACTTAACATTTGTTTTTCACAAGGACAAGTGTGCTCAGAGTTCAGACTGCTTAACATGTTTAACACCAATAAAACTGTTTCTAGATTCTAGAATAAACTATGTCAGCTCGCGATGCTCTTCCACGCAGAGCATCAGGAAGGGCAGAAGCTGCCTTATGGAGGTGGCACCGTAAGGATCTTGGGTTTCACTCAAGATTAGATTTCATTCTACGTGTGCTAGGAAGCCACGGAAGGGTTGACGAATGAAGCTGTGCTACAATGtgcattacattttaaaaagagcactCTAGGCTGCTTCATCAACAAAATATATAGGAACCAGCGTGCAAGAAGAGTGGGTCTTACTAAAATGGAAAACCTAAGGGATAGCAtatatggggagaaaaaaaaaatacatcttttgtGGACATGTTCAGGTTGAAATGCTTTCTGGACTTCTGAGTGGAGATGTCAAAGTTAGGAGTTTGGTGTTCAGTGTAGATGTCTAGGCAGAAGATAAAAGTCTAAGGAATTATTGGCAGATAGACTTTATTTagagatgatatttaaaataatgggaCAACACTCAAGAAGTTGTCCAAGGACTGAACTCTGGGTCACTTCATTAGTTAGAGATTGAAAAGAGTAAGATCCATAAAAGGAATCTGAAAGAAGCAGCCAATGATAGCAGGTAAACCTCCACAGAGGCCTGGAAGCCTTGTGTAGACAGTATTTCAAGAAGGGAGGATATAGCTAGGAACAAAGGTTTTAGGCATAAAAGAAAAGGGATACAAgtatataaaatcaaagaagttaCAACACTATGATCTTACATGTAAACTGGAGAGAGGTACATGACAACCAGCCTGGCAGCAATAAGCATGCCAGTGCCCAGACTGTGATCTCTAACCACCATTACTAAacgggcaggaaatatacaagataagACTGAAAATTCTTATTATATGAGAAAGAAGGGCTTCAAAAGGCTAGAGTGGTCATTTCAGAAGCTTGGGAGTCAAGTTCAAAAGGTTCCCACTCATCCAAGATGAGACAATTTTGAGTATCAACATGAATAATAATTACAGTGGACTAAACCATATGAACTATGGTTTTAATGGATTTGTTTACAATGACACTTCAGAAACAAACCAATTACCTTTGGAGGAAGGATACTATGAAACCGACTCgtttaaaaaactgataaaagaaatatttatcctGCTTTTTCTATATGAACTATACTTCAGGATAACCAAACAGTTGATGAGGGAAAGTTTATTTGTATAGAAGTCCTCCAactaataaatgaaggaatgacaGGAATCTGATATCACCATTTTGCAGTCTTCAGTGAAATAATGTACTAGGCATTGATCATCAACAGCTACCCAAATCACAAAAAGAGAGATAAGTAGACACCACCATCTGTAAAGAGAATTCTGTCCTCCCAAAATcaacctgaatctgatcaagcctctagatATAAGGACCAGGCTATTGGGCATCCAGggctcagaggaaaaaaaggatgcAACCAGCAAAATCTAGAATGTgggaaagagaacaaaagacccattttcttcaaaagaataaatcaaggaaaaaaattaagaggagAAGAAACCTATAGATAGATTTTAGAGACACAGCAATCCAATGGAATCAATTAACCTTATTTCAACCTGctttaactgtaaaaaaaaaccaaaaaaaccccagaagaatCATCCAAGGAGACTGGAGATTTGAACACTGGTTGGCTAGTTGATGTTATTAGTTGATGTTATTACAGAATTGTAATTAAATTTCTATGTGTcattatagtattatatatatattttttaaagagtccttgttttttaaagattttaaaggttttaattaaaaagacacCTACAAAGAACATAATAAGACAATtagtattttctcaaaataaactggaaaaggAAGTGGGTAGGGTAAAGGTAAAACAAGACTGGCCATGAGATATTTGTTGAGGCTGGGAGAAGGGTACAAGAGGATCCATCACATTATTTTCCATACTTTATACTTGTTTGAAATTCTTGGtaagaaagttttgttttgttctgtttaaagGAGGatataatcaactatactctCAAGAAAGATGAGGTCAAAGGAAGACTGAGAATTGAATACTGGCAGTGGCAAATGTGGAGGTCACTGGTGACACTGAGAAGAGGGTTTTCAGTGACACATTGCTTATGACAGTGTAACCGGAATGAGTTCATGAATAGGAGACAACACACTAGAGATGAttctaaggagaaaataaaaatgggagaCAGCTGGAGTTTCCTGGTGTTAaagatgctttttctttttactcaatGGAGAGAAAAAGTGTATTTCTCTGCTgatagaaataatacagaaaagagGGGGAAACTAATCACACAGGAGAGTGGAGTGACAAAAGCAGAAGCAAAGATCCTGAGTAGGTGGGAGGAGCTGGGACCTAGCCCCAAAGTGGAGAGGTTGGTCTTGGTTAGGAACAGGGGACAATTCATCTATTTTAATAGGCTCAAAGCACAGGTAGAGATAGAAACAAGGTGATAGATTGCTGGTAGAAAAATGAGGACGTTCTCTTTTAGTTGCTCCTGTTTTCGTAGTAGAATATAAAGGAAGGCCATAAGCTAGGAgtcaggaagggggaggggagtggttAGAAGTTTGAAGGCAGAAGTTGTGAAATCATCATCTTGGACAGTGGTAAGTGAACTAACCGAGAGAACATAGTAGGGATGTCAAGCAGCACTAAAGGCTCATTTGAAATTTGtgatcatataaaaattaaaaaaaaaaaatttgtgattataaatttaaaggaaaataaatcatattttatctTTAGCCATGTTCAGCTGTTCTGGTGGAGGACTGTACAAGCCCAAGATTGGGTTTTAACCAGGGTTGGGATTTTGTCATAAAAGTcagatggagggagagaaggacaAAGGAGTTGAGAAATGCAACAGAGTTATTATAATGATGGATTACCGGAAATAAGCAGGGTGATACAGGATTTAAGGATGTAAGGGGAATGTTTAGGTTTGTAGTAGGGTTTAAAGAACTGTTGGAAATAAAAAAACCCGAAAATATGGTATAAACATAGGAGGCAATAGTCAAAGAGTAGGATGATTGTAACTGGGATTTGAAGGGGGTACAGTTGTTAGCAATGGCAAGGCAAGAGTGAAGAAAATGATCTTTGAAAGTAAGAAGAGGTTGAACTGGATTGATTTTTGATGTAGAAATCACCAAGAATGATGAAAGGAGTTGAAGTAGAGAGATGACAGTGAGTCAGATCCTAAAATCTGCaatggaaaaggaggaagatCAGACTGCAAAAGACTACACAAGAGCATGGGGTAGAGTTTAATCTCGTGACATGTATTTCAAAGCACCTGGAGTTTTTAGGGAAGAAGAGTGGCCAAGAAGGGGCAAGGAGGAGCAAGAAGAATACCTACACCTCCCCtggctctgtggtatgtggggtATGGAAGACAAAAGAACCATTACTGAAAAGAACCATTACTGTAGAAGGACTGCAAAGGAATCAGCATCCCCAGGGGAGGGCCAAGTGTCAGCAAGAATGCTAAATGAGCAGTATCATCCAAATCACAGCCTAAAGCTCACCAcgtaaaacataaaaattatatccCTGCCACTGCCATAAAAACAATATCGTtacactcactttttttttaacttttttaaaaaaaatttatttatttatttatttttggttgtgttgggtcttcgttgctgcgtgtgggctttctctagttgtggtgagcgggggctactcttcattgcggtgtgcggacttctcactgcggtggcttctcttgttgcggagcatgggctctaggcacatgggcttcagtagttgtggcttgcaggctctagagcgcaggctcagtagttgtggcgcacgggcttagctgctccacggcatgtgggatcttcccacaccaggtctcaaacccgtgtcccctgcattggcaggcagattcttaaccactgcaccaccagggaagccccttgttacACTCACTTCTAATGAGATAGTTTTATTTGGCTACTTCAAAAGGTAACATAAAATGTTCAGTCTTTACTTACCTTCCTGTTGTAACTGAGCCAAGAAAAGTGCAAGGTATGTGTCCGATATTAGTTCTGGACCCGTCAAGAGAGAATTCAAGTTGaaccactggaaaaaaaattgtcaatatTTACGTTACTGCACATTGTAAATAATAAGGAAGTTTCACATGTTAAGGATAGATGTAACCCATCTAAACTTAGTAAGACTGTCTAAACACTGAAAACATGttaaatcaagatttttttaaagtaattaaataatgcgattctaaaaaactgaaatagaatGTTGCAAATTTATcactattaaatgttttaaaagtttgctttaaGCCATAAGCTCTAAATCccccttccaaaaaagaaaagaaactgatagccagtattttaaagtatcttaATTGATAGCGACAATTAAATCTTTTTTCAAAGGAACAGCCCAACAAAATCCTCATCTAATCATATTATATTGATggtggaaaaaaaaggaaaaccacccCGTTTTCCCACTGCTGATAATCTTGGTCAAGATATTTCAattgagagggcttccctggtggtgcagtggttgagaatctgcctgccaatgcaggggacatgggttcgagccctggtctgggaagatcccacatgccgcggagcaactgggcccgtgagccacaactactgagcctgcgtgtctggagcctgtgctccgcaacaagagaggccgtgacagtgagaggtccgtgcaccgcgatgaagagtggcccccgctcgccgcaactagagaaagccctcgcacagaaacgaagacccaacacagccaaaaagaaagaaagaaagaaagaagctttcatttaaaaaaataaataaataaaatatactcttaaaaaaaaagaaaaaaaaattcaattgagAGAAAGCCAGACATTCCAGGAAGAGAATTTATAATCGccaactcattttaaaaagttcactaAGCCACTACTGCATGTAATTAGCATCATTCAGTCACTACTTCATGGGCGTCCTAGTTTAACCCACATGATACAAAAGTTTCAGAAGTTACTGTCAGCAACATGACCAACTACTTTTCCTGGATTTTCACAAAGATAGTATTTTTCTCagtcatctttttctttatacaGGGACCTCAGACAAGAGTCTATagggaaaaatacaattttaaacaaaaatacaaattagaacCAAAGATGACAAGCCATAATTTGACATTTCCTGTATTTGTCAAAGATAATTTGAAATGTGTAAATTCAATTTTgaagaactaaaattttaaaaatttctcaaaataggggacttccctggtggtccagtgggtaagactctgcgctcccaatgcagggggcccgggttcgatctctggttggggaactagatcccacatgcatgccacaactaagaagtccgcatgccgcaactaagaagcccgcatgccgcaactaaagatcccgcatgctgcaatgaagatcccgagtgccacaacgaagacccggcgcagccaaagtaaataaataaatacaaaaaaaaaatttttttttctcaaaataataatgTAAGTTTACATGCAAATCAATACAAAGGAATTTCTAGAATTTAAGTCTTCAGATCTTGAAAGTGAAGAATAtttgatcatatttttaaagatctaaataaaaccCAGAGGTTAAATAACCTTGGCAGTTGTCCTGCCCTGGTTTTTCCCAGAGTTGATTCCCACCTGGGTCAGTCTTCCCTGCACCACACCACACCTCCTTACTTGCTCTTTGCCCCCCAAGAGGGACCTTAAGAAATAATCAGTTATGATGAAGCTGCTTCTAGGCAGCAGACTTAAAAGATAATAGCAGGgcttttgtttttgaattatCTTGTATTGATTTAATTCAATGTACtttcttgatttcatttccttttttgttttgtattagtttattttttaaaacagctttattaaggtatgatTGACATGCAGTAAACTGgccatatttaaagtatacaatttgaaaagttttaacatatgtatatacccatgaaaccatcaccacaaccaagagtGAACATATTCGTCACTGCCAACTTTCCTGTGCCCCTTGTAATCCTCCTCTTTCACTGCTCCTTGCCCTCctcatccccaggcaaccactagtcaatctgttttctgtcactatagattagtttgcattttctacacttttatataaatggaacaataCGGTATCTAGTATTTTGTGTCTAggttctttcactcagcataattattttgagattcatccatgttgttatatgtatcaataattcattcctttttactacATTAGCCTGTTTTCAATAatcctctttctgacttccctggtggcgcagtggttaagaatccgcctgccaatgcaggggacatgggttcgagccctggtccaggaagatcccacatgctgcggagcaactaagcccatgcgccacaactactgagcctgcgctctagagcccacaaggcacaactactgagcccacgcgccacaactacggagcctgcgtgtctagaacccatgctctgcaacaaagagaagccactgcaatgagaagcccacgcactgcaatgaaaagaagcccccactcaccgcaactagagaaagcccacgcacagcaacgaagacccaatgcagccataaataaacaaacaaataaataaataatgccaaaaaaataataataatcctctTTCAAAGAGtcaaaattctaagaaaaaggaCTTTAACTCTGTTTCAAAAATGGTATCGTGTATACAAAGATCactggcagggcttccctggtggcgcagtggttgagaatctgcctgccaatgcaggggacacgggttcaagccctggtctgggaagatcccacatgccgcggagcaactaagcccatgcgccacaactactgagcctgtgctctagagcccgcgagccacaactactgagcctgcgcacctagagcccatgagccacaactactgagcccacgtgccacaactatggagcctgcgtgtctagaacccatgctctgtaacaaagagaagccactgcaatgagaagcctgcgcactgcaatgaaaagtagtccccgctcgccgcaactagagaaagcccacgcacagcaacgaagacccaatgcagccataaacaaacaaacaaaccaataaataataccaaaaaaataataataatcctctTTCAAAGAGtcaaaattctaagaaaaaggaCTTTAACTCTTTCAAAAATGGTATTGTGTATACAAAGATCactggcagggcttccctggtggtgcagtggttgagaatccgcctgccaattcaggggacacgggttcgagccctggtctgggaagatcccacatgccgcagagcaactgggcctgtgagccacaactactgagcctgcgcgtctggagcctgtgctccgcaacaagagaggctgtgatagtgagaggcccgcgcaccgcgatgaagagtggcccccgcgtgccgcaactagagaaagccctcgcacagaaacgaagactcaacacagccaaaaataaaaataaataaataaataaattaattaattaattaatttaaaaaaaagatcactggcaattatttttaaaaataacactttagGTACTTTTCTTGATCTTATAAAAAGCCTTGCTCAAGACACATTCCATGtcctttttttagaaaaaaatagaaatgattt is a window encoding:
- the ATXN3 gene encoding ataxin-3 isoform X4 — protein: MESIFHEKQEGSLCAQHCLNNLLQGEYFSPVELSSIAHQLDEEERMRMAEGGVTSEDYRTFLQQPSGNMDDSGFFSIQWFNLNSLLTGPELISDTYLALFLAQLQQEGYSIFVVKGDLPDCEADQLLQMVRVQQMHRPKLIGEELAQLKEQRVQKTDLEHVLEANDGSGTLDADEEDLQRALALSRQEIDLEDEEADLRRAIQLSMQGTSRNICQDSPQTSGTHLTSEELRKRREAYFEKQQQQQQQQDPPGHPCEKPNTSSGALDSDLGDAMSEEDMLQAAVTMSLETVRSNFKTEGKK
- the ATXN3 gene encoding ataxin-3 isoform X2, with the translated sequence MRMAEGGVTSEDYRTFLQQPSGNMDDSGFFSIQVISNALKVWGLELILFNSPEYQRLRIDPINERSFICNYKEHWFTVRKLGKQWFNLNSLLTGPELISDTYLALFLAQLQQEGYSIFVVKGDLPDCEADQLLQMVRVQQMHRPKLIGEELAQLKEQRVQKTDLEHVLEANDGSGTLDADEEDLQRALALSRQEIDLEDEEADLRRAIQLSMQGTSRNICQDSPQTSGTHLTSEELRKRREAYFEKQQQQQQQQDPPGHPCEKPNTSSGALDSDLGDAMSEEDMLQAAVTMSLETVRSNFKTEGKK
- the ATXN3 gene encoding ataxin-3 isoform X3, yielding MESIFHEKQEGSLCAQHCLNNLLQGEYFSPVELSSIAHQLDEEERMRMAEGGVTSEDYRTFLQQPSGNMDDSGFFSIQVISNALKVWGLELILFNSPEYQRLRIDPINERSFICNYKEHWFTVRKLGKQWFNLNSLLTGPELISDTYLALFLAQLQQEGYSIFVVKGDLPDCEADQLLQMVRVQQMHRPKLIGEELAQLKEQRVQKTDLEHVLEANDGSGTLDADEEDLQRALALSRQEIDLEDEEADLRRAIQLSMQGTSRNICQDSPQTSGTHLTSEELRKRREAYFENHSSEVYEGKF